AAAGTAAGCAGCCTTTAAATCAAAGGCGATATTAACAATATCATCTCAACAAGTGGTGCTATTCAAAGCGCCACTTCAAGATAAAGGAAATTATTTTGACACCAGATTCTTATGGGGTTGAAACATTACAAGTAAAGCGGTTTAAGAAAGCCGAGTCTAAAAGTGTTTTAGATCATATTGTTCAAGAGCATCCGATTGCTTTGGTATATAACGGTATTTCTCATGCGGTGATGATGGCAACACCGACAAATGTCGATTTATTTGCCAAAGGTTTTAGCCTCTCCGAAGGAATTTTAACGAGCTTAAAAGAACTATATGCCATTGAGGTTCATCAAAGTGAATTGGGCATTACGGTTGAAATGACCATTTCATCCAGAGCTTTTGCTGCCTTAAAAGAAAGACGACGTATGTTGGTGGGTCGTACAGGCTGTGGTTTATGTGGCATTGAAAGTTTAGAGCAGCTTCAGCTCGATATTTCTAAAATTACCATCGAACCTTCCAGAGAGTGGCTCGAACAAATTCCAGTCGCGATTTCTCAATTAAAAGATCAGCAAAAAATTACTGC
This genomic stretch from Acinetobacter pittii harbors:
- the fdhD gene encoding formate dehydrogenase accessory sulfurtransferase FdhD, with the translated sequence MTPDSYGVETLQVKRFKKAESKSVLDHIVQEHPIALVYNGISHAVMMATPTNVDLFAKGFSLSEGILTSLKELYAIEVHQSELGITVEMTISSRAFAALKERRRMLVGRTGCGLCGIESLEQLQLDISKITIEPSREWLEQIPVAISQLKDQQKITALTGGAHAAAWVVEGKIIALFEDVGRHNALDKLLGYLAQENYDTSAGFVVMTSRASYELIRKCAQLNIGLLASISAPTSMAIRLAKISGLTLASFCRGDDFVLYT